The proteins below are encoded in one region of Nocardioides marmorisolisilvae:
- a CDS encoding thioesterase family protein has translation MAYFRRTGPATYHPTDHVSGAWNPDEQHIAPALGLLVHVLERDLAARRDDGLVVARLSFDIWGTVAMAEVGTAVRVLRPGRSIELVEATLSQAHRTVVTLRAWLMRANDTAAIAGTQLAAVPPPDRLPAWDPTTVWPGGFIASAEVRRQQAEPGRAVIWAHTDVPLVDDEPVSNLARATGLFDIVNGMTVRADPREVAFPNLDLTAHLIREPVAGWVGFDATVSFGPSGLGVTSSVLHDERGALGTLSQTLTIRTS, from the coding sequence GTGGCCTACTTCCGCCGCACCGGCCCCGCGACCTACCACCCCACCGACCATGTCAGCGGGGCATGGAACCCCGACGAGCAGCACATCGCACCCGCGCTGGGGCTGCTCGTCCACGTCCTCGAACGGGACCTGGCCGCGCGTCGCGACGACGGGCTCGTCGTGGCCCGGCTGTCCTTCGACATCTGGGGCACCGTGGCCATGGCCGAGGTCGGCACCGCCGTGCGCGTCCTGCGCCCCGGCCGAAGCATCGAGCTGGTCGAGGCAACGCTCAGCCAGGCGCATCGCACGGTGGTGACCCTGCGCGCGTGGCTCATGCGCGCCAACGACACCGCCGCCATCGCCGGCACCCAGCTGGCCGCCGTACCGCCGCCCGACCGGCTGCCGGCCTGGGACCCGACCACCGTCTGGCCCGGCGGCTTCATCGCCTCCGCAGAGGTACGCCGGCAGCAGGCCGAACCCGGTCGGGCGGTGATCTGGGCGCATACGGACGTGCCGCTCGTCGATGACGAGCCGGTGAGCAACCTTGCTCGAGCGACCGGGCTGTTCGACATCGTCAACGGCATGACGGTGCGCGCCGACCCGCGCGAGGTCGCGTTCCCGAACCTCGACCTCACCGCCCACCTGATCCGTGAGCCGGTCGCCGGCTGGGTCGGCTTCGACGCCACCGTCTCGTTCGGGCCGTCCGGCCTCGGCGTGACCAGCAGCGTCCTGCATGACGAGCGGGGTGCCCTCGGCACGCTGTCGCAGACCCTGACGATCCGCACCTCCTGA
- a CDS encoding lipase family protein, whose product MTEAASAWSAPHRDDRAIRRPLRAEADPFFDAPDGLASLSPGTVIRSRQVRLAFLGLVTQRGLDAWQLAYRSTDLDDAPEVAVTTVVVPHSQDPAGPQRLVAYQCAIDAVSDRCFPSYALRLGARAWGALPQLELMLIGGLLDRGFVVTMSDHEGRHGYFAAPREPGYRVLDGIRAAMAFPPLGLGPTTPVGLFGYSGGGMASAWAVEMAPHYAAELPLVGAVLGSPVGDPAEAFIKLNGGLNAGLPALVVSGLRHAYPGLAETLRRHATAAGIRRLEALQQMTTVGAVVRYAFDDFDDFLESPLADVLAEPEVLAVFDDLRLGVETPQCPLLVVQATHDQIIDVRDIDTLVATYVEGGARVSYLRDRLSGHITLMVLAMPAMLGWLEDRFAGVEEPTTHTRRVTSPALSPRSWPGYARMLRAATRVIFGRAGQSSHHDDPAGPASPGGRS is encoded by the coding sequence GTGACCGAGGCAGCGTCCGCATGGTCGGCGCCGCACCGCGACGACCGGGCGATCCGACGCCCGCTGCGCGCGGAGGCGGACCCGTTCTTCGACGCCCCGGACGGACTGGCGAGCCTGAGCCCCGGGACGGTGATCCGCAGCCGGCAGGTCCGGCTCGCCTTCCTCGGCCTGGTGACCCAGCGTGGCCTCGATGCGTGGCAGCTGGCCTACCGCAGCACCGACCTCGACGATGCACCCGAGGTCGCCGTCACCACCGTGGTGGTGCCGCACTCCCAGGACCCGGCGGGGCCGCAGCGCCTGGTCGCCTACCAGTGCGCGATCGACGCCGTGTCCGACCGATGCTTCCCCTCCTATGCCCTGCGTCTGGGCGCCCGGGCATGGGGCGCGCTGCCGCAGCTCGAGCTGATGCTGATCGGCGGACTGCTCGATCGCGGGTTCGTCGTCACGATGAGCGACCACGAGGGCCGACACGGGTACTTCGCCGCCCCGCGGGAGCCCGGCTATCGGGTCCTCGACGGGATCCGCGCTGCCATGGCCTTCCCACCGCTCGGGCTGGGACCCACGACCCCGGTCGGTCTGTTCGGCTACTCGGGCGGCGGCATGGCATCCGCGTGGGCGGTGGAGATGGCCCCGCACTACGCAGCCGAGCTCCCACTGGTCGGCGCCGTGCTCGGCTCACCTGTCGGCGATCCTGCAGAAGCCTTCATCAAGTTGAACGGCGGCCTCAACGCGGGCCTGCCCGCCCTGGTGGTCTCGGGGCTCCGGCATGCCTATCCCGGGCTCGCCGAGACACTCCGCCGGCATGCCACCGCGGCCGGCATCCGAAGGCTCGAGGCACTCCAGCAGATGACCACGGTCGGCGCCGTGGTGCGCTACGCGTTCGACGACTTCGACGACTTCCTCGAGTCGCCACTGGCCGACGTCCTCGCCGAGCCCGAGGTCCTCGCGGTCTTCGATGACCTCCGCCTCGGCGTCGAGACCCCGCAGTGCCCCCTGCTGGTCGTCCAGGCCACCCATGACCAGATCATCGACGTCCGAGACATCGACACCCTGGTCGCCACGTACGTCGAGGGTGGCGCAAGGGTCAGCTACCTACGGGACCGACTCAGCGGGCACATCACGCTCATGGTCCTCGCCATGCCGGCGATGCTCGGCTGGCTCGAGGATCGGTTCGCCGGCGTCGAGGAGCCAACCACCCACACCCGCAGGGTCACCTCCCCTGCGCTGTCCCCGCGGTCGTGGCCGGGATATGCCCGCATGCTGCGCGCGGCGACACGGGTGATCTTCGGGCGTGCCGGCCAGTCGTCCCACCACGATGACCCAGCCGGACCCGCGTCCCCCGGCGGTCGCTCCTGA
- a CDS encoding SDR family oxidoreductase, producing MTAARGGAVVTGAGRGLGKLIAALLVERGHQVLVTDVDPITAEATANELGDAATARAVDVRDHAQVEEARDAILDRAGRLDVWVNNAGVLMTGAAWDQEERSRRLMIEVNALGTINGTIAAVDAMRGTGGGHIVNIVSLAGLTAVAGEAVYAASKHAALGFSLSTMADLRLAGIKDVTISCVCPDGIWTPMLHDKLADPASAMSFSGKLLQPEDVVTAVGRVLDKPRLVTAVPAWRGVLARIADAAPRLGLAGVPLVLAHGRRTQRRLSTRSGTS from the coding sequence TTGACCGCCGCCCGTGGGGGCGCCGTCGTCACCGGTGCCGGGCGCGGTCTGGGCAAGCTCATCGCCGCCCTCCTGGTCGAGCGCGGACACCAGGTGCTCGTCACCGACGTCGACCCCATCACCGCCGAGGCGACCGCCAATGAGCTCGGCGATGCCGCCACAGCACGTGCCGTCGACGTCCGGGACCATGCCCAGGTCGAGGAGGCCCGCGACGCCATCCTGGATCGGGCGGGCCGACTCGACGTGTGGGTGAACAACGCCGGAGTGCTGATGACCGGCGCCGCGTGGGACCAGGAGGAGCGCAGCCGCCGGCTGATGATCGAGGTCAACGCCCTGGGCACGATCAACGGGACCATCGCTGCCGTCGACGCGATGCGTGGGACGGGCGGAGGTCACATCGTCAACATCGTGTCCCTGGCCGGGCTGACAGCGGTCGCGGGCGAGGCGGTCTACGCCGCATCCAAGCACGCAGCGCTGGGCTTCAGCCTGAGCACCATGGCCGACCTCCGGCTCGCCGGCATCAAGGACGTCACCATCTCCTGTGTCTGCCCGGACGGCATCTGGACACCGATGCTCCACGACAAGCTCGCCGACCCCGCCTCGGCCATGTCGTTCTCGGGCAAGCTGCTGCAACCCGAGGACGTCGTCACCGCGGTGGGCCGGGTGCTCGACAAGCCACGCCTGGTGACCGCCGTCCCGGCCTGGAGAGGCGTCTTGGCGCGGATCGCGGACGCTGCTCCCCGGCTGGGGCTGGCCGGTGTGCCACTCGTCCTCGCGCACGGCCGGCGTACTCAACGAAGGCTCTCGACACGCAGCGGGACGTCGTGA
- a CDS encoding MBL fold metallo-hydrolase produces MVQQAERTRTDLTELGIRSIPEFDGVHDVWPRGDRLRAVREAAAAYKTRFKEQGTVDAVRSVDIAAAPYPVNYAFHDAVSVPTLPLISMINRMIVVQYDDWNGTPRTLVFEPTVPAGSAEAPFYRNLQALIGKVPGGRLMEKVVLKYFNEPDTVLEKLGLSPDDIDYCTFDHLHVQDPRMILGSSEVIEGETAPRTPLFGDARMLVHSRELATLQSLHPMQWAWYVEGGLGGVDPDKFVTFDGDIELGPGVALLWTPGHTDGNHSLVINTPDGVWVSSENGISLDNWQPELSKIPGVRRYHEQLGREICPNANTLEDSLDQYDSMVKEKTLADPCTADPRWLQILPSTELVPWKRFWPVVPTYLHGGIEYGTIRAGRR; encoded by the coding sequence ATGGTGCAGCAGGCAGAGCGGACCCGAACAGACCTCACGGAGCTCGGGATCCGATCGATACCCGAGTTCGACGGCGTGCACGACGTGTGGCCCCGAGGCGACCGGCTGCGGGCCGTGCGCGAGGCGGCAGCGGCGTACAAGACGCGGTTCAAGGAGCAGGGCACGGTCGACGCGGTGAGGTCGGTGGACATCGCGGCGGCGCCGTACCCGGTCAACTACGCCTTCCACGACGCGGTGTCGGTGCCCACCCTGCCGTTGATCTCGATGATCAACCGGATGATCGTGGTGCAGTACGACGACTGGAACGGCACGCCGCGCACGCTCGTCTTCGAGCCCACGGTGCCGGCCGGATCCGCTGAGGCGCCGTTCTACCGGAACCTCCAGGCCCTCATCGGGAAGGTGCCCGGAGGCAGGCTCATGGAGAAGGTCGTGCTGAAGTACTTCAACGAGCCCGACACGGTGCTCGAGAAGCTCGGCCTCTCCCCCGACGACATCGACTACTGCACGTTCGACCACCTGCACGTGCAGGACCCCCGGATGATCCTCGGCTCGTCCGAGGTCATCGAGGGCGAGACCGCACCGCGCACCCCGCTGTTCGGCGATGCGCGGATGCTCGTCCACAGCCGGGAGCTGGCGACGCTCCAGTCGCTGCACCCGATGCAGTGGGCGTGGTACGTCGAGGGCGGGCTCGGCGGGGTGGATCCGGACAAGTTCGTGACGTTCGACGGCGACATCGAGCTCGGGCCGGGCGTCGCCCTGCTGTGGACGCCGGGCCACACCGACGGCAACCACTCGCTGGTGATCAACACCCCTGATGGTGTCTGGGTGTCCTCGGAGAACGGCATCTCCCTGGACAACTGGCAACCCGAGCTGTCCAAGATCCCCGGGGTGCGCAGATACCACGAGCAGCTCGGCCGGGAGATCTGCCCGAACGCCAACACCCTCGAGGACTCGCTGGACCAGTACGACTCCATGGTCAAGGAGAAGACCCTCGCGGACCCCTGCACGGCCGATCCGCGGTGGCTGCAGATCCTGCCGTCGACCGAGCTTGTGCCGTGGAAGCGGTTCTGGCCCGTGGTGCCGACCTACCTCCACGGCGGGATCGAGTACGGCACGATCCGGGCCGGCCGACGTTGA
- a CDS encoding AraC family transcriptional regulator has product MGPMIRAASLRGFESLVESLGGDGRALLDAFEIPRAALADEDGLVSITAHDQMLDAAAEQLGCPDLGLRLAERQDLGILGPLSVAIEASSTVAAALECVSHFLFVHSPALSIGVEPDPWGHGSIVALTYRKDLTESPYSPQALELGLGVFHRIAVMMIGGRTGLRTVEIPHQPLSPVSRYTDFFGVDVKFGRPTAALRVERRVLDSGFATANDAIRRLAVEYLSDNFTDPGRETSARVRGALSESLRTTRPAITNVARLFAVHPRTLQRQLAAEGTTFEAVLDQVRRDAAHRYLTTTDLPLGQVAALVGFTEQSTLSHAVRRWFGLAPRELRRTAHGPRRFGELSL; this is encoded by the coding sequence ATGGGGCCGATGATTCGTGCGGCGAGCCTGCGCGGCTTCGAGTCTCTGGTGGAGTCCCTCGGCGGCGATGGCCGCGCACTGCTGGATGCGTTCGAGATCCCGCGCGCGGCCCTGGCCGACGAGGACGGTCTGGTGTCGATCACCGCCCACGACCAGATGCTCGACGCCGCGGCCGAGCAGCTCGGCTGCCCTGATCTCGGGCTGCGACTCGCGGAGCGCCAGGACCTCGGGATCCTCGGACCCCTCTCGGTGGCGATCGAGGCGTCGTCGACGGTTGCCGCAGCCCTGGAGTGCGTGTCCCACTTCCTCTTCGTGCACAGTCCCGCGCTCAGCATCGGGGTCGAGCCCGACCCGTGGGGTCATGGGAGCATCGTCGCCCTGACCTACCGCAAGGACCTCACCGAGTCGCCGTACTCCCCGCAGGCCCTCGAGCTCGGGCTCGGCGTCTTCCACCGCATCGCGGTGATGATGATCGGCGGTCGCACCGGGCTCCGGACGGTGGAGATCCCGCACCAGCCGCTCTCGCCGGTGTCCCGCTACACCGACTTCTTCGGCGTCGACGTGAAGTTCGGCCGTCCCACCGCAGCCCTTCGGGTGGAGCGTCGCGTTCTCGACAGCGGGTTCGCCACCGCGAACGACGCGATCCGGCGGCTCGCCGTGGAGTACCTCTCCGACAACTTCACCGACCCCGGTCGGGAGACCTCGGCGCGGGTACGTGGTGCCCTCTCGGAGAGCCTGCGCACCACCCGCCCGGCGATCACCAACGTCGCCCGACTGTTCGCCGTCCACCCGAGGACGCTGCAACGCCAGCTCGCGGCGGAGGGCACCACGTTCGAGGCGGTGCTCGACCAGGTACGCCGCGACGCCGCGCACCGCTACCTGACCACGACCGACCTGCCCCTGGGTCAGGTGGCCGCATTGGTCGGCTTCACCGAGCAGTCCACCCTCAGCCACGCAGTACGCCGCTGGTTCGGCCTCGCCCCGCGCGAGCTGCGACGCACCGCACATGGTCCCCGGCGATTCGGAGAGTTGTCGCTCTGA
- a CDS encoding iron chaperone, protein MHTDMDKGLTMAKGTAQEGFSEEERAAMKERAAELKAAASRGGSAAKKAAADLDDALEKIAAMPDDERAIAERLHAIVTTHAPELAAKTWYGMPAYAKDGKAVVFFKNAAKFKMRYSEVGFNEWAQLDDGEMWPTAYAVTAITPAVEKKLVALVKRAAGS, encoded by the coding sequence GTGCACACCGACATGGACAAGGGGCTGACGATGGCGAAGGGCACGGCGCAGGAGGGGTTCAGCGAGGAGGAGCGCGCTGCGATGAAGGAGCGCGCGGCCGAGCTCAAGGCAGCCGCAAGCAGGGGCGGATCCGCGGCCAAGAAGGCGGCGGCCGACCTGGACGACGCGCTCGAGAAGATCGCCGCGATGCCCGACGACGAGCGTGCCATCGCCGAGAGGCTGCACGCCATCGTCACCACCCACGCCCCCGAGTTGGCCGCGAAGACGTGGTACGGCATGCCGGCGTACGCGAAGGACGGCAAGGCCGTCGTCTTCTTCAAGAACGCTGCGAAGTTCAAGATGCGCTACAGCGAGGTCGGATTCAACGAGTGGGCCCAGCTCGACGACGGGGAGATGTGGCCCACGGCCTACGCCGTCACCGCGATCACCCCCGCGGTGGAGAAGAAGCTGGTGGCCCTGGTCAAGCGGGCGGCCGGCTCCTGA
- a CDS encoding sulfite exporter TauE/SafE family protein: MTPDLLPLLATGLVAFGLAAVAQAVTGFGSALVSVPLLTLVVHPAEAVVAATLLGLVLAGWGASRERAHADRPRAGRLVLTGALGIPIGLALLLVLDERVLQLVIGSTVLVLVALLAAGLRIRSTSTTLTVAGLTSGALLTSTGMNGPPLVMVLRGLSPRTSRATLQVVFCVQDAVAVVGFGVVGRLTAPTLALAAAGALAVPVGWRIGDGLFHRLPARALHWLVLGGLAASGCAAVLAAR; this comes from the coding sequence GTGACACCCGACCTGCTGCCGCTGCTGGCGACCGGCCTCGTCGCCTTCGGGCTCGCAGCGGTGGCGCAGGCGGTCACCGGGTTCGGGTCGGCCCTGGTCTCGGTGCCGCTGCTCACCCTCGTGGTGCACCCGGCCGAGGCGGTCGTGGCGGCCACTCTTCTCGGGCTGGTGCTGGCCGGCTGGGGCGCGAGTCGCGAGCGCGCTCACGCTGACCGGCCCCGAGCGGGACGGCTGGTGCTGACTGGAGCGCTCGGCATTCCGATCGGGCTGGCTCTGCTGCTGGTGCTGGACGAGCGCGTCCTGCAGCTGGTCATCGGCAGCACCGTTCTGGTGCTGGTCGCCCTGCTCGCCGCCGGGCTGCGGATCCGGTCGACGAGCACCACGCTCACCGTCGCCGGACTGACCAGTGGCGCGCTGCTCACCTCGACGGGGATGAACGGCCCGCCGCTGGTGATGGTGCTCAGGGGACTGTCGCCCAGGACGTCCCGGGCCACCCTGCAAGTGGTCTTCTGCGTCCAGGACGCGGTTGCGGTCGTCGGGTTCGGCGTCGTCGGCCGGCTCACCGCACCGACGCTGGCGCTGGCCGCTGCGGGTGCCCTTGCCGTTCCCGTCGGGTGGCGCATCGGGGATGGCCTGTTCCATCGGTTGCCCGCTCGCGCCCTGCACTGGCTCGTCCTCGGCGGTCTCGCGGCGTCGGGGTGCGCCGCCGTGCTCGCGGCCCGCTGA
- a CDS encoding flavin-containing monooxygenase: MAYMVKPRDRAPAVTEVVVPDLSLPRVCVIGAGSSGIAAAKALYLARVPFDCFEKGTSIGGNWLYDNPNGQSACYETLEINTSCPRMAFSDFPMPEDYPPYARHDQVQRYFEAYVDYFGFRHTITFDTTVESVSRSGDGGWLVRIAGRDGTQTRRYDAVLVANGHHWDARWPDPPYPGSFDGEQIHAHDYRCGDQLAGRDVLVVGAGNSAMDIAVEASYRARSATLSIRRGQWVLRKMALGRPSDQVALPGWMPWWVTGVRLRIGALLSGSLTKYGLPRPEHKPGQSHPVQSDQIRSRIRAGAITVRPAIERLDGDRVRFVDGSSAVADLIVWATGYRVSFPFLDAGLVSARDNELPLWKRTVHPDLPGLYFIGLVQPVGAVMPLAEAQGAWIAEMMTGRYVAPPAAEIRKQMLADHERNKRHFYASPRHTMEVDFDHYLWALDRERRRGRKRVSSAP, from the coding sequence ATGGCGTACATGGTCAAGCCCCGCGATCGTGCGCCGGCGGTCACCGAGGTGGTCGTTCCCGACCTGTCCCTGCCCCGCGTGTGCGTGATCGGCGCCGGATCGTCCGGGATCGCCGCGGCCAAGGCGCTCTACCTCGCCCGGGTGCCGTTCGACTGCTTCGAGAAGGGCACCTCGATCGGCGGCAACTGGCTCTACGACAACCCCAACGGGCAGTCTGCCTGCTACGAGACCCTGGAGATCAACACCTCCTGTCCACGGATGGCCTTCTCCGACTTCCCGATGCCCGAGGACTACCCGCCCTACGCCCGGCACGATCAGGTGCAGCGCTACTTCGAGGCGTACGTCGACTACTTCGGCTTCCGGCACACGATCACCTTCGACACGACCGTCGAGTCGGTCAGCCGCAGCGGCGACGGTGGCTGGCTGGTCCGCATCGCTGGGCGTGACGGCACACAGACCCGGCGGTACGACGCCGTCCTGGTCGCCAACGGCCACCACTGGGATGCGCGCTGGCCCGATCCGCCGTACCCCGGATCCTTCGACGGCGAGCAGATCCACGCCCACGACTACCGGTGCGGTGACCAGCTCGCGGGCCGGGACGTGCTGGTCGTCGGAGCGGGCAACTCTGCCATGGACATCGCCGTCGAGGCGTCCTACCGGGCACGGAGCGCGACCCTGTCGATCCGGCGCGGGCAGTGGGTGCTCCGCAAGATGGCGCTGGGCAGGCCGTCGGACCAGGTGGCGCTGCCCGGCTGGATGCCGTGGTGGGTCACCGGGGTGCGGCTCCGGATCGGTGCGTTGCTCTCGGGCAGCCTGACGAAGTACGGCCTGCCGCGGCCCGAGCACAAGCCCGGGCAGTCCCATCCGGTGCAGTCCGACCAGATCAGGTCGCGGATCCGGGCCGGGGCGATCACCGTGCGGCCGGCGATCGAGAGACTCGACGGCGACCGGGTCAGGTTCGTGGACGGCAGCAGCGCGGTTGCCGATCTGATCGTGTGGGCGACCGGCTACCGGGTCAGCTTCCCGTTCCTGGACGCCGGCCTGGTCTCGGCCCGCGACAACGAGCTTCCGCTGTGGAAGCGGACCGTGCATCCGGACCTGCCAGGGCTCTACTTCATCGGCCTGGTGCAGCCCGTGGGTGCGGTGATGCCGCTCGCCGAGGCCCAGGGCGCCTGGATCGCGGAGATGATGACCGGCCGGTACGTCGCACCGCCGGCCGCAGAGATCCGCAAGCAGATGCTGGCCGACCACGAGCGCAACAAGCGGCACTTCTACGCCTCGCCGCGGCACACCATGGAGGTCGACTTCGACCACTACCTGTGGGCCCTCGACCGCGAGCGCAGGCGCGGTCGCAAGCGAGTGTCGTCCGCGCCGTAG
- a CDS encoding iron-sulfur cluster biosynthesis family protein → MLTLTENARTILNTLTSQPGAEDINALRISADDDAGQPSFVVTPAEQPQEGDQVVEEDGATVYLTTTAAQQLDDKVLDAGLDDNGNVQFALDQQA, encoded by the coding sequence ATGCTTACCCTCACCGAGAACGCCCGTACGATCCTGAACACGCTGACCAGCCAGCCCGGTGCCGAGGACATCAACGCGCTGCGGATCAGCGCCGACGACGACGCCGGCCAGCCCTCGTTCGTGGTCACCCCGGCCGAGCAGCCGCAGGAGGGCGACCAGGTCGTCGAGGAGGACGGCGCCACCGTCTACCTCACCACCACCGCTGCGCAGCAGCTCGACGACAAGGTCCTCGACGCCGGGCTCGACGACAACGGCAACGTGCAGTTCGCTCTCGACCAGCAGGCCTGA